Proteins found in one Magnolia sinica isolate HGM2019 chromosome 5, MsV1, whole genome shotgun sequence genomic segment:
- the LOC131247128 gene encoding uncharacterized protein LOC131247128 produces MRAKYEVPFLWSQAPQRQSHSPPWAQLRKLRHLLQVNCHLLLGNGESNFWDADWTGLGPLRGLLQNNHPPYPLNLKINQVMGPDGLLQNKSFPASLPASVRLHITSEGMSLRQGEDRIIWTRARWAWYPLLPPKIAIFSWKILHKAVLVDIGVKNKGIQMAFACVCCQSEGRSEESLDHLFVGSELASAMWSFFSSSLDVDCLPNQSADIWLARNEHRFENRPFSIQHSINKLINPLPTFSVVKWIRPPRGWVKLNVDGSSRGNTGLSGSGGVCRNKKSEFLFAFAIGYGVGSNFMAKVRAVVDSLKLCKDLGYSNVEVESDSITVVNLFSNTGKAHWFVCYCRHQLDILRSAIATSIKHIPWQANAVADSLARWGSSNQQYWLFHSASDLPCSTRGELVLDRVGLGTIRF; encoded by the exons ATGAGAGCCAAATACGAAGTCCCGTTCCTTTGGTCTCAAGCGCCTCAACGCCAATCTCACTCCCCGCCTTGGGCTCAGCTGAGGAAGCTCCGTCACCTCCTCCAGGTCAACTGTCATCTCTTGCTTGGTAATGGTGAGAGCAACTTCTGGGATGCAGACTGGACGGGGCTAGGCCCCCTCAGAGGCCTCCTTCAGAACAACCACCCCCCTTATCCCCTCAATCTGAAGATCAATCAGGTCATGGGTCCTGACGGACTCCTCCAGAATAAATCTTTCCCGGCCTCCCTGCCAGCCTCTGTTCGTCTTCACATCACTTCGGAAGGCATGTCCCTTCGTCAGGGTGAGGACCGGATTATATGGACTAGGGCTAGATGGGCGTGGTACCCTCTCCTACCCCCCAAAATTGCCATCTTTTCTTGGAAAATTCTTCACAAAGCAGTCCTGGTCGACATCGGCGTCAAGAATAAAGGTATTCAAATGGCTTTTGCCTGCGTTTGTTGCCAGTCCGAGGGTCGAAGCGAGGAATCCCTCGACCATCTTTTCGTCGGTAGCGAGCTGGCTTCTGCTATGTGGTCCTTTTTCTCCTCCTCGCTTGATGTTGATTGTCTCCCCAACCAATCGGCTGAT ATCTGGCTAGCGAGGAACGAGCATCGGTTTGAAAACCGCCCTTTCAGCATTCAGCATTCCATCAACAAG CTAATTAACCCCCTCCCCACCTTTTCGGTGGTGAAATGGATCCGTCCTCCCAGGGGCTGGGTTAAGCTGAATGTTGATGGATCGTCCAGAGGTAACACGGGGCTGTCGGGCAGTGGAGGAGTTTGTAGAAATAAGAAGAGCGAGTTCCTGTTTGCTTTCGCTATTGGTTACGGGGTGGGATCGAACTTCATGGCTAAGGTCAGGGCAGTGGTTGACAGCTTAAAGTTGTGCAAGGATCTCGGCTATTCAAACGTTGAGGTGGAGAGTGACTCCATAACTGTCGTCAATTTATTCTCCAATACAGGGAAAGCCCACTGGTTCGTCTGCTATTGTAGGCACCAACTTGACATCCTTCGGTCTGCTATTGCCACCTCGATTAAGCACATCCCTTGGCAAGCAAATGCTGTGGCAGACAGCCTGGCCCGGTGGGGTTCCTCTAACCAGCAGTATTGGCTATTCCATTCAGCCTCAGATCTCCCTTGTTCCACTCGTGGGGAACTAGTCCTGGATAGAGTAGGGTTGGGGACAATTCGTTTCTAG